In the genome of Terriglobia bacterium, the window AAAGAACTCCTCGCCAGAGTTGGAGCCTGAACCAACAGCTGTTTGCCATGCTTCAGGGACTCGGCCTCGGTTACAGGGAGTTGCGCCGTGCACGACGCGGCGATGGAGGTCGAAAATGATCTGCGCCGAGCTGGAAAAACTCGAAGGACAGCTGGACGACATCATTACAGAACTTGAGAAACCGTACCTGAGCGAGCAAGAACGTAAGAAGCTGGAGCAGGCATACGCCCGGCTCTCGCAAACTATTACGTCACACCAGAGAACGGGCCATGAAGGCGGGCCGTGCTATGAGGAGTGACCGCGCCTCGGGTAACAGCGTTGATCAGTCTGCTGCGAGGAGCGCAGGTTTGTACCATTCAAGCGCTCCTGAGGGGGGTTATGGTCATAGCATCTGATCTGCGGGTAGGGATGGCACTTCGGATTGATGGTCAGCCGTTCAAAGTCTTAGAGGTCGAAGCCAAGGCCGGCGCCGCCAAGATGGGGGGCTTGGTTCGGACCAAGGTAAGGAATGTGAAGAGTGGCCGACTGTGGGAACAGAACTTTCGCCCACAGGAGCGGTTGGAAGATTTGGAATTTGAGCGGCACCGGATGGAGTTTCTCTATAGCGACGGCCAGGTCTGCACATTCCAGCGTCTGGACAATTTCGAGCAAGTTGAACTTCCATCGACCACCATTGGTGCAGCCGAAAAATTTCTCCAACCCGGAATGGAATTCCCCGTCGAGTTCTTTGAGGGAGAGCCAATCGATATCGTCTTGCCGGATCTGATCGAATGTCGTGTCGCAAGTACTTCACCTCCCGCGCGTTCGCAGCAGGATTCGAGCAGAAAAGAAGCAATCCTGGAGAATGGCCTTTCCATCCAGGTTCCTTTGTTTATAGGTCCGGAAGAGATAGTCAGGATTGATCTCAGGACCGGCCGATATGTCGAAAGGGTTCGAACGGAGCACAAAAGAGGTGCCTGATCGCGAATGCGGCCACAATGTTCCCTTATGCGTTGAATTGGATCTTACCGCGTAACCACTGCGGCGGCGCTCAAGGAAGCTTTCTCGACAATTCTGAGCCGACGAAACGCTGGGTGCAGGAGCGGTTAGCTGGCTTTCTTGGCAGACATGGATTGTGCCGTGTCCAGATACTTCACGAACAGAACTTCATTCTGCGCCTCGTTATAGAGGAGTTCATCCGCGGAAGCCTTGATCATGAGGATGCCGAATCCTCCGGGGCGAATACCTCGCTCCTCACGAACCGACATGTGGGCGACAGGTTCCGATTCGGGCTGCCCAACGGCAG includes:
- a CDS encoding elongation factor P, with translation MISLLRGAQVCTIQALLRGVMVIASDLRVGMALRIDGQPFKVLEVEAKAGAAKMGGLVRTKVRNVKSGRLWEQNFRPQERLEDLEFERHRMEFLYSDGQVCTFQRLDNFEQVELPSTTIGAAEKFLQPGMEFPVEFFEGEPIDIVLPDLIECRVASTSPPARSQQDSSRKEAILENGLSIQVPLFIGPEEIVRIDLRTGRYVERVRTEHKRGA